One stretch of Cetobacterium sp. NK01 DNA includes these proteins:
- a CDS encoding YaiI/YqxD family protein → MKIIVDADACPVTDIVLKIAKEQKIECIIVCDNAHKIERENIETVVVNQGADAVDFVIISKTNESDIVVTQDYGLASIILSKNAYGINQDGLIYNKYNIESLLFSRHISQKMRNSGKRTRGPRKRVVEQDKNFEQSLLQLLSKINKNV, encoded by the coding sequence TTGAAAATAATTGTAGATGCAGATGCTTGTCCAGTAACAGACATAGTTTTAAAAATTGCTAAAGAACAAAAAATAGAGTGTATAATAGTATGTGATAATGCTCATAAAATTGAGAGAGAAAATATAGAGACAGTAGTTGTAAATCAAGGTGCTGATGCGGTTGATTTTGTAATTATATCTAAAACAAATGAAAGTGATATTGTTGTTACTCAAGATTATGGATTAGCATCTATAATACTTTCAAAAAATGCATATGGAATAAATCAAGATGGCTTAATTTATAATAAATATAATATTGAGAGTTTACTTTTTAGTAGACATATATCCCAAAAAATGAGAAATTCGGGAAAAAGAACTAGAGGACCTCGAAAAAGAGTAGTAGAGCAAGATAAAAATTTTGAACAAAGTTTATTACAACTTTTAAGTAAAATAAATAAAAATGTATAG
- a CDS encoding cytochrome c biogenesis protein CcdA encodes MEIELLFYFLTFLSGILSFFSPCVIPIIPIYFSYLTGNGKQVDCYGNLTYNQKKVFFNTLFFILGISTSFFILGVSFTTIGNIAFSQKNIISKIGGIIIVILGLFQLEIIKINTLYKEKRITYDSKNVSPFIAFITGFTFSFAWTPCVGPILSSVLILATTLHNNTLANLLIFIYSLGFVIPFLLIGIFTTILLNFFKTHQKFLKYTVKISGFFLIVIGTLTFFGYTNQLSNYFLPSNPTNSISNESNTVLNKDSYRLIDQYGVEHILSDYKGKVILLNFWATWCPPCKEEMPYLEEIYKNFGSNKKDVIILGITNPITEENSNGQDKNIEEIKYFLNENKYTFPTMFDKTGIYFDNFKIRAFPTTFIIGKDGEIKVVTPGAMNKEQILKLINNNL; translated from the coding sequence ATGGAAATCGAATTACTTTTTTATTTTTTGACTTTTCTCAGTGGAATTTTATCATTCTTTTCACCATGTGTTATACCTATAATTCCAATATATTTTAGTTATCTTACAGGTAATGGTAAACAGGTTGATTGCTATGGAAACTTAACATATAACCAAAAAAAAGTTTTTTTTAATACGTTATTTTTTATCTTAGGAATCTCTACTTCTTTTTTTATTTTAGGAGTTTCTTTTACTACAATTGGCAATATTGCATTCAGTCAAAAAAATATCATCTCTAAAATTGGTGGAATCATTATTGTAATACTTGGTTTATTTCAACTTGAAATAATAAAAATAAACACCTTATACAAAGAAAAGAGAATAACTTATGATAGCAAAAATGTTTCTCCTTTTATTGCATTTATAACAGGATTTACTTTTAGCTTTGCTTGGACTCCTTGCGTTGGGCCAATACTTTCATCAGTCTTAATTTTAGCTACTACTCTGCACAATAACACTCTTGCAAATTTATTAATTTTTATATATTCTTTAGGATTTGTTATTCCATTTTTATTAATTGGAATATTCACTACTATTTTATTAAATTTTTTTAAAACCCATCAAAAATTTTTGAAATATACAGTTAAAATATCTGGATTTTTTTTAATAGTTATTGGAACTTTAACCTTCTTTGGATACACTAATCAACTTTCCAATTATTTTTTGCCTTCTAATCCAACAAATTCTATTTCTAATGAAAGTAATACAGTTTTGAATAAAGATAGTTATCGATTAATTGATCAATATGGAGTTGAGCATATCCTATCAGATTATAAAGGTAAAGTTATACTATTAAACTTTTGGGCTACTTGGTGCCCTCCTTGTAAGGAAGAAATGCCATATCTAGAAGAAATCTATAAAAATTTTGGATCAAATAAAAAAGATGTCATAATCTTAGGAATTACAAATCCTATAACTGAAGAAAACTCAAATGGACAAGATAAAAATATCGAAGAAATAAAATATTTTTTAAATGAAAATAAATATACATTCCCTACAATGTTCGATAAAACAGGTATATATTTTGATAATTTTAAAATCCGAGCATTTCCAACTACATTTATAATTGGAAAAGATGGCGAAATTAAAGTTGTTACTCCTGGCGCTATGAATAAAGAACAAATTTTAAAACTTATAAATAATAATCTTTAA
- a CDS encoding glycosyltransferase family 9 protein, whose product MKKLGYIFGKLFLDKKRNLKIKGKKVLINDCQKIGNYLFKTPLIKGLALNGYEVSILGSLVTKELAENNPYIKEVIVDNSYRKKSFDIFRNIKTGLKYRNKFDYYIELVGSIYLREIILMKLLKAKKIIGIERKHGKTLNIINRIFNRQDHMRENGVEVLKIFGIKDPGGIYDIFLNKNNKYSYYMKKKPLILYNGLASTSSRSISLEDEKTILKNLSKIKWAEIKKIEKEDSLLDLCSLIKKADLVISVDTGITHIASAFNIPILVHKCNENVFPKSDISIEISFFSKNLYKIAEDVLEYSHVISA is encoded by the coding sequence TTGAAGAAATTAGGATATATTTTTGGAAAATTATTTTTAGATAAAAAAAGAAATCTTAAAATAAAAGGAAAAAAAGTTTTAATAAATGATTGTCAAAAAATAGGAAATTATTTATTTAAAACTCCATTAATAAAAGGATTAGCTTTAAATGGATATGAAGTATCTATTCTTGGTAGTCTTGTTACAAAAGAACTTGCAGAAAATAATCCATATATAAAAGAAGTTATTGTTGATAATAGCTATCGTAAAAAATCTTTTGATATTTTTAGAAATATTAAAACTGGTTTAAAATATAGAAATAAATTTGACTATTATATCGAATTAGTTGGAAGTATATATTTAAGAGAAATTATACTTATGAAATTATTAAAAGCTAAAAAAATAATAGGTATAGAAAGAAAGCATGGAAAAACTCTTAATATTATCAATAGAATTTTTAACCGTCAAGATCATATGAGAGAAAATGGAGTTGAAGTTTTAAAAATTTTTGGAATAAAAGACCCTGGAGGAATCTATGATATTTTTCTTAATAAAAATAATAAATATTCCTATTATATGAAAAAAAAACCATTAATTTTATATAATGGTTTAGCATCAACTTCTTCTAGGAGCATTTCTTTAGAAGATGAAAAAACTATTTTAAAAAATCTTTCTAAAATTAAATGGGCTGAAATTAAAAAAATAGAAAAAGAAGATTCTCTTTTAGATCTTTGTAGTCTTATTAAAAAGGCAGATTTAGTTATATCTGTTGATACAGGTATTACGCATATAGCTTCTGCATTTAATATTCCTATTCTCGTTCATAAGTGCAATGAAAATGTTTTTCCTAAAAGTGATATAAGTATAGAAATATCTTTTTTTAGTAAAAATTTATATAAAATTGCCGAAGATGTTTTAGAGTATAGCCATGTTATTTCAGCTTAA
- a CDS encoding C-GCAxxG-C-C family (seleno)protein, which translates to MNKEISIKKIKFDAEESYRLGDFFCSEAIVNSIRNNIAPEMPEALIAAASGFPVGIGKSKCVCGAVSGGVMVISYFFGRTKGGDTKVNKNLELTYELQEEFKKNHKVLCCKILTHGMDMGAKEHKNQCVSFTGEVAEAAAIIIARELGLKIID; encoded by the coding sequence ATGAATAAAGAAATAAGTATTAAAAAAATTAAATTTGATGCTGAAGAATCTTATAGATTAGGTGATTTTTTCTGCTCAGAAGCAATAGTTAATTCTATTAGAAATAACATTGCTCCTGAAATGCCTGAGGCTTTAATCGCTGCAGCTTCTGGTTTTCCTGTTGGAATTGGAAAATCAAAATGTGTTTGTGGAGCAGTTAGTGGAGGAGTAATGGTTATTAGTTATTTTTTTGGAAGAACTAAGGGTGGAGATACTAAAGTTAATAAAAATCTTGAACTTACTTATGAACTTCAAGAAGAATTTAAAAAAAATCATAAAGTTTTATGTTGTAAAATTTTAACTCATGGAATGGATATGGGAGCAAAGGAACATAAAAATCAGTGCGTTTCTTTTACTGGAGAGGTTGCTGAAGCTGCTGCTATAATTATCGCTAGAGAATTAGGTTTAAAAATTATTGATTAA
- a CDS encoding zinc ribbon domain-containing protein, translating into MEECLNCKKKLEKVGNRYICKVCNKQYIKKAYCPLDNSELEKLAACGSVSYWCNRCNELKSKRDIVYKMEEIKL; encoded by the coding sequence ATGGAAGAATGTTTAAATTGTAAAAAAAAATTAGAGAAAGTAGGAAATAGATATATTTGTAAAGTATGTAATAAGCAATATATAAAAAAAGCATACTGTCCTTTAGATAATAGTGAGCTTGAAAAATTAGCTGCATGTGGCTCAGTAAGTTATTGGTGTAATAGATGTAATGAATTAAAATCTAAAAGAGATATTGTATATAAAATGGAAGAAATTAAATTATAG
- a CDS encoding MBL fold metallo-hydrolase, with product MKDLKVYYIYHSGFLLETKNYLIVFDYFKNSKKSQENILFLEEKIYNTEKKVLVFSSHSHYDHFNKDIFSWKNKKEDIEYILSDDIIFNEKPKKYHLIKEKEKLEIETIKVEAYGSTDLGVSFLVEIDNTKIFHAGDLNWWYWKDDTEDEERYMKELYQNIILNISVNKNIDIAFFPVDPRLEEFCYLGGEYFAEKLRPKIMVPMHFDDAFYITKEFKKRILKFGVKGIEIENENSLLRINI from the coding sequence GTGAAAGATTTAAAAGTATATTATATTTATCATAGTGGATTTTTATTAGAAACTAAAAATTATTTAATAGTATTTGATTATTTTAAAAATTCAAAAAAATCACAAGAAAATATACTATTTTTAGAAGAGAAAATATATAATACTGAAAAGAAAGTACTTGTATTTTCATCTCATAGTCATTATGATCATTTTAATAAAGATATTTTTTCTTGGAAAAATAAAAAAGAGGATATTGAGTATATTTTAAGCGATGATATTATTTTTAATGAAAAACCAAAAAAATATCATTTGATTAAAGAAAAAGAAAAATTAGAAATAGAAACAATAAAAGTAGAAGCCTATGGATCTACTGATTTAGGAGTTTCTTTTTTAGTAGAAATTGATAATACTAAGATATTTCATGCAGGAGATTTGAATTGGTGGTATTGGAAAGATGACACTGAGGATGAAGAGAGATATATGAAAGAACTTTATCAAAATATAATTTTAAATATTTCAGTGAATAAAAATATAGATATTGCCTTTTTCCCAGTTGATCCTAGGTTAGAAGAATTTTGTTATTTAGGAGGAGAATATTTTGCTGAAAAACTTAGACCTAAAATAATGGTTCCTATGCATTTTGACGACGCTTTTTATATAACTAAAGAATTTAAGAAACGAATTTTAAAATTTGGAGTTAAGGGAATCGAAATAGAAAATGAAAATTCTTTATTGAGAATAAATATATAA
- a CDS encoding bifunctional metallophosphatase/5'-nucleotidase, translated as MEFDNINYDLTFIHLNDIHGRVNGENNGIDISKLFTFLEELRKNKNNGQVFLIDSGDTLHGTSFANLSKGKSIIDIFNMLKVDYTTLGNHDFNYGYDHLKKLLLLQNYKTLTLNLIDDNSNTIPFDIIKINGFNICFFGIITPETYYKTSFKNINDLTITDPEKSFAELLKNLKDKNIDFYVGITHLGLDTSTKDIYQSLNLAKNFPEINILFDGHSHTEISEKYIFNNTLISQSGHYNKKISLVQVKLFDLNYTHKFKYKLLDKNYIDSYKSDFKIKNKIKLIQKSQELITKTIIGKTSVPLIGDRELVRRSETNFTHLITDAILWKTNCDAVLINGGSIRDSINQGNISIGDIINSLPFGNCIVTKKIKGSDLKIALENGLKSYPNLLGAMAQVSGLEVFFNPNNPPFKKVTDIFIKKIPLSLDLNYCIAMTDFMSLGGEEYISLISGDEIKHYSSVEDIVIEYIKNFNVNIDTKITPRLIIDYN; from the coding sequence ATGGAATTTGATAATATTAATTATGACCTAACTTTTATTCATCTTAATGATATTCATGGACGAGTAAATGGTGAAAATAATGGCATTGATATTTCAAAACTCTTTACTTTTTTAGAAGAATTACGTAAAAATAAAAATAATGGTCAAGTTTTTTTAATAGATTCAGGTGATACTCTTCATGGAACTTCTTTTGCTAACCTTTCTAAAGGGAAATCTATTATTGATATTTTTAATATGCTGAAAGTCGACTATACTACTTTAGGAAACCATGATTTTAACTATGGGTATGACCATTTAAAAAAACTTCTTTTATTGCAAAATTATAAAACTCTAACTTTAAATTTAATCGATGATAATTCCAACACTATCCCTTTTGACATCATTAAAATTAATGGTTTTAATATCTGCTTTTTTGGTATTATTACTCCAGAAACTTACTATAAGACAAGCTTTAAAAATATAAATGATTTAACAATAACTGACCCTGAAAAATCTTTTGCTGAACTTTTAAAAAACTTAAAGGATAAAAATATAGATTTTTATGTAGGTATAACTCACCTAGGATTAGATACAAGTACCAAGGATATTTATCAAAGTTTAAATTTAGCTAAAAATTTTCCAGAAATTAATATACTTTTTGATGGTCACAGTCACACTGAAATTTCTGAAAAATATATTTTTAATAATACTCTAATTAGTCAATCTGGACACTATAATAAAAAAATATCTTTAGTCCAAGTAAAACTATTTGATCTTAATTATACTCATAAATTTAAATATAAATTATTAGATAAAAATTATATTGATTCTTATAAAAGTGATTTCAAAATCAAAAATAAAATTAAACTTATTCAAAAATCACAAGAATTAATTACAAAAACCATTATTGGTAAAACTTCAGTACCTTTAATTGGAGACAGAGAATTAGTTAGACGAAGTGAAACAAATTTTACTCATCTTATAACAGATGCAATACTCTGGAAAACAAATTGTGATGCTGTTTTAATAAATGGAGGAAGTATTAGAGATTCTATAAACCAAGGAAATATAAGTATTGGAGATATTATAAATTCTCTTCCATTTGGGAATTGCATTGTTACTAAAAAAATAAAAGGGTCTGATCTTAAAATTGCTCTTGAAAATGGATTAAAATCTTATCCTAATTTATTAGGAGCAATGGCGCAAGTTTCTGGATTAGAAGTTTTTTTTAATCCTAATAATCCACCATTTAAAAAGGTGACGGATATTTTTATAAAAAAAATTCCATTATCTCTAGATTTAAATTATTGTATTGCCATGACTGATTTTATGTCTTTAGGTGGTGAAGAATATATATCACTTATATCTGGAGATGAAATAAAACATTATTCTAGTGTTGAAGATATCGTTATTGAATATATTAAAAATTTTAATGTTAATATTGATACAAAAATAACACCAAGGTTAATTATAGATTACAATTAA
- a CDS encoding M42 family metallopeptidase, whose protein sequence is MNKIKLLENLSNLHGAPGHEYEVTAFIKNNMKNFNCEGDSINNLYIKNNKENNYPIVALDSHSDEVGFMVEGIKANGTITFLPLGGWHITNIPAHSVIIKNFKNEYIKGVVSSKPPHFMTVEEKQRLPKIEELVIDIGTSSYEETTELYGIEVGNPITPDVVFSYDQKIDVVRGKAFDNRLGCAIVMEILKELNYNELRVNPIGVISSQEEVGLRGAQVAANKIKPDFAIIFEGSPADDTFKDNFSSKGALGKGIQLRVLDAGMVSNPKVQTFVKNIAKKNNIPFQVIARSGGSTNGAKYHIADKSIPTVVIGIPTRYIHTHYTYASVRDYKDAIILGKKLLEELTEEIIKNF, encoded by the coding sequence ATGAATAAAATTAAATTATTAGAAAATTTATCAAATTTACATGGAGCACCAGGCCATGAATATGAGGTTACTGCTTTTATTAAAAATAACATGAAAAATTTTAATTGTGAAGGCGACTCTATAAATAATCTTTATATAAAAAATAATAAAGAAAATAATTATCCAATAGTAGCTTTAGATAGCCATAGCGATGAGGTTGGATTTATGGTTGAAGGTATTAAAGCTAATGGAACTATAACTTTCTTACCTCTAGGAGGATGGCATATTACAAATATTCCTGCTCATTCAGTTATTATAAAAAATTTTAAAAATGAGTATATAAAAGGAGTAGTATCATCTAAGCCACCTCATTTTATGACAGTAGAAGAAAAGCAAAGATTACCTAAAATAGAAGAATTAGTTATAGATATTGGAACTAGTTCGTATGAAGAAACAACAGAGTTATATGGCATAGAAGTAGGAAATCCTATAACTCCGGATGTAGTATTTTCTTATGATCAAAAAATAGATGTAGTTAGAGGAAAGGCTTTTGATAATAGACTAGGTTGCGCTATTGTAATGGAGATTTTAAAAGAATTAAATTATAACGAATTAAGAGTTAATCCAATAGGAGTTATAAGTTCTCAAGAAGAAGTTGGGTTAAGAGGTGCTCAAGTTGCTGCAAATAAAATAAAGCCAGATTTTGCTATTATTTTTGAGGGATCACCAGCAGATGACACTTTTAAAGATAATTTTTCATCAAAAGGAGCTTTGGGAAAAGGCATACAATTAAGAGTTTTAGATGCAGGAATGGTTTCAAATCCAAAAGTTCAAACATTTGTAAAAAATATAGCTAAGAAAAATAATATACCTTTTCAAGTTATAGCAAGAAGTGGCGGAAGTACAAATGGTGCTAAATATCATATAGCTGATAAAAGTATTCCAACAGTTGTAATTGGAATTCCTACAAGATATATTCATACACATTATACATATGCATCTGTGAGAGATTATAAAGATGCAATAATTTTAGGTAAAAAATTACTTGAAGAGTTAACAGAAGAAATAATTAAAAATTTTTAA
- a CDS encoding YoaK family protein, whose protein sequence is MKNRDYYLIVICLCFFSGFINIITLFYFGHPISHFSGTFTSVAEYLYKLIWYEKLLELLIMIICFVVGAIYSAIISEDSQEKNLKKYGKIMVIFGCIILYLDNIIKNNNLFLYFLTLTMGFQNGMSIRFKGNLIRSTHMTGNLTDFGSYLGKVIKGEKDKIDHVLIAALEISQYTLGGIVALICLFYMSDYTVFLYSILYIICGLFLSLKK, encoded by the coding sequence GTGAAAAATAGAGATTATTATTTAATAGTTATTTGTTTATGTTTTTTTAGTGGTTTTATAAATATTATAACATTGTTTTATTTTGGACATCCAATATCACATTTTTCAGGAACATTCACTTCAGTAGCTGAATATTTATATAAACTTATATGGTATGAAAAATTATTAGAATTATTAATAATGATAATATGTTTTGTTGTAGGAGCTATTTATTCTGCTATAATAAGTGAAGATTCTCAAGAAAAAAATCTAAAAAAATATGGGAAAATTATGGTTATATTCGGCTGTATAATATTGTATTTAGATAATATTATAAAAAATAATAATTTATTTTTATATTTTTTAACATTAACAATGGGATTCCAAAATGGTATGAGCATTAGATTTAAAGGAAATTTGATAAGAAGCACTCACATGACGGGAAATTTAACAGATTTTGGAAGTTATTTGGGAAAAGTAATAAAGGGTGAAAAAGATAAAATAGATCATGTTTTAATTGCAGCATTAGAAATAAGTCAATATACTTTAGGAGGTATAGTGGCTTTAATTTGTTTGTTTTATATGAGCGATTATACAGTATTCTTATATTCGATTTTGTATATAATTTGTGGATTATTTTTAAGTTTGAAAAAATAA
- a CDS encoding VOC family protein — MKFVFNHFNINVLNLEKSIEFYKEALGLKEVRRKEAEDGSYILVYMGDNETNFTIELTWLRDREEAYDLGDEEFHLAFVTDDYEAAHKKHGEMGCICYENTSMGIYFINDPDGYWLEVIPPRK, encoded by the coding sequence ATGAAGTTTGTTTTTAATCATTTTAATATTAATGTTTTAAATCTTGAAAAAAGTATAGAGTTTTATAAAGAAGCTCTAGGATTGAAAGAGGTAAGAAGAAAAGAAGCTGAAGATGGTAGTTATATATTAGTTTATATGGGGGATAATGAAACAAATTTTACTATTGAATTAACATGGTTAAGAGATAGGGAAGAAGCGTATGATTTGGGAGATGAGGAGTTTCACCTAGCTTTTGTAACAGATGACTATGAGGCTGCTCATAAAAAACATGGAGAAATGGGATGTATTTGTTATGAGAATACAAGTATGGGAATTTATTTTATAAATGATCCAGATGGATATTGGTTAGAAGTTATTCCGCCTAGAAAATAG
- a CDS encoding NUDIX hydrolase, whose product MIFDLKKQLNEYHPENNQEKSDKKLLLNLLSKEKNIFTRENIFFHFTASSWIVNQNRDKVLMIYHNIYDSWSWTGGHADGNENLLEVAINEAKEETGLKEIKVLLKSIFSIEILNVNGHMKKGQYILEHLHLNVTYLLEANDKDELNMKLDENSGVKWVKIDDIDKICKEDHMNIIYKKLNKKLQKYLRS is encoded by the coding sequence ATGATCTTTGATTTAAAAAAACAGTTGAATGAGTATCATCCAGAAAATAACCAAGAAAAATCAGATAAAAAACTTTTATTAAATTTATTAAGTAAAGAAAAAAATATTTTTACTAGAGAAAATATTTTTTTTCATTTTACAGCTTCGTCTTGGATTGTAAATCAAAATCGAGATAAAGTTTTAATGATTTATCATAATATATATGACTCTTGGTCTTGGACCGGAGGTCATGCAGATGGAAATGAAAATCTTTTAGAAGTTGCAATAAATGAAGCTAAAGAAGAAACTGGATTAAAAGAAATTAAAGTTTTATTAAAATCTATTTTTTCTATTGAAATACTTAATGTAAATGGGCATATGAAGAAGGGGCAATATATTCTAGAACATTTACATTTAAATGTAACATATTTATTAGAAGCAAATGATAAAGATGAATTAAATATGAAATTAGATGAAAATAGTGGAGTTAAATGGGTAAAGATAGATGATATAGATAAAATTTGTAAAGAAGATCATATGAATATTATTTATAAAAAATTAAATAAGAAATTACAAAAATATCTTCGGTCATGA
- the gltS gene encoding sodium/glutamate symporter: MFEYTFNMSETLAVAVILLIIGRWIKKKVFFFDKYFIPAPVIGGVIFSIFTLIGKNTETFVFSFEGELKNLLMIAFFTTIGFLASLKLLKKGGIQVLIFLGAASGLVIIQNFIGIHLAKFFHLNPLLGIAAGSIPLTGGHGTSGAFGPVLEAAGATGAMSVAIASATFGLVAGCLIGGPVGKRLMIKYNLIGHKEEEFITEGNTKKIDIKKENITEESIFKAIVLIVVSMGVGGIINSLAKKIGIVLPTYIGPMLIAAFIRNIVDSKGGELPLHTVNIIGNIALQLFLAMALMSMRLWELAALAVPLVVILLIQTLVMALYAYFITFRAMGKDYDAAVIATGHCGFGMGATPNAMANMESFTAANGPSPTAFFVLPLVGALFIDFVNASIITVFMNIFG, from the coding sequence ATGTTTGAGTACACATTTAATATGAGTGAGACTTTGGCAGTAGCTGTAATTTTGTTAATTATTGGTCGATGGATTAAGAAAAAAGTATTTTTTTTTGACAAATACTTTATTCCTGCTCCAGTGATTGGTGGTGTAATTTTCTCAATATTTACATTAATTGGAAAAAATACTGAAACTTTTGTATTCTCATTTGAAGGAGAATTGAAAAATCTATTAATGATTGCATTTTTTACAACAATTGGATTTTTGGCGAGTCTTAAACTTTTAAAAAAAGGAGGAATTCAAGTTTTAATTTTTTTAGGAGCTGCTAGTGGATTGGTAATTATACAAAATTTTATTGGAATTCATTTAGCTAAATTTTTTCATTTAAATCCTCTACTTGGAATTGCTGCTGGATCAATTCCTCTAACTGGTGGTCATGGAACTTCTGGAGCATTTGGTCCTGTTCTCGAAGCTGCTGGAGCAACTGGAGCTATGTCAGTAGCTATTGCTTCTGCTACTTTTGGATTAGTTGCAGGATGTCTAATAGGTGGACCCGTTGGAAAAAGATTAATGATAAAATATAATTTAATTGGACATAAAGAAGAGGAATTTATAACTGAAGGCAACACAAAAAAAATTGATATAAAAAAAGAAAATATTACAGAGGAATCTATTTTTAAAGCTATTGTTTTAATTGTTGTATCTATGGGAGTTGGAGGAATTATAAATAGTTTAGCTAAAAAAATTGGTATTGTTTTACCTACATATATTGGTCCAATGCTTATAGCTGCATTTATAAGAAATATTGTTGATTCTAAAGGTGGTGAACTGCCACTTCATACTGTTAATATTATAGGTAATATTGCTCTTCAACTTTTTTTAGCAATGGCCTTAATGTCAATGAGATTATGGGAACTAGCTGCACTTGCTGTACCATTGGTTGTCATTTTGCTAATTCAAACACTTGTAATGGCTTTATATGCTTATTTCATAACTTTTAGAGCTATGGGAAAAGATTATGATGCTGCTGTTATTGCCACTGGTCATTGTGGATTCGGTATGGGAGCAACTCCTAATGCTATGGCAAATATGGAATCTTTTACTGCTGCTAATGGTCCATCTCCAACAGCATTTTTCGTTTTACCTTTAGTGGGAGCTTTATTTATAGATTTTGTAAATGCTTCTATTATAACCGTTTTTATGAATATATTTGGATAA